The region ATCTCTCCTGTATAACCAGTTCCTCCAATTAGAGCTATTTTTCTAGAAAAGTTAAGAATAGCAAAATTATGCTGTCTTGTTCCATCTTCTTCAGGAACAGCCATAAATCCTGGTGCGTTGATAACAGTCCACTCCGGATCAAAACCATCAAGCTCTTCTTCAGTTGGCCTGATAAACATGTTATATGCAAACATGTTGGACCAAGGATACTCATTAATGACTCTTAATTTAAGTCGGTAATCTTCGTGAGCACAGGCATAAGCATCCCGCACAAAAAGTTCTTTACCATCTAAATAGGCCGTCACCTTATTCAAGAGTGCGTCAAATTTATCTGACTCAAAAGGAAGATTGATATTGCCCCACCAGACTTTATCTTCCGTCACCTCATCTTTTACAATGAAACGATCCATAGGAGAACGACCGGTAAATTCACCTGTATGAACCGCAAGGGTGCCGTTAGCAGTTTCTTTACCGCCATAATCATCTACAGATTTTTCTTGTAGAATTTCAGGCGTGAGTTGGTAATTGATTTTGGAATTTTTGATTCCCCATTTGGTTAACGCAATCGATTGCGAAATAGAGGTGTTTGAACCCATGATAATCCGTTTAGTTAGATATCACACAAAAATATAACACTAAAATGGGTCTCACTAATTATTAATAGAATTATGTGAAATGATTTTCCACAATGCAAAAAACCAACCTGATATCAAGCTTAAACCGCCCAAAGGGGTTATAGGTCCTAGGAATTTTAAATTTACATGCAGCCATTTAGACAAAGAAAGCCCATAGATACTAAAAGAAAAAAGAATCATTCCGATAACAAAAAGGTACAATAATATATTTTTTGAAGCATCGGTTAGTAAGGTTACTTGAGAAAAAGCAATCAAAGCAATCGCATGAAATAATTGATACCGCACACCAGTTTCAAAACTTTTTACTTGTTGCGGCTCCAATACTTTTTCAAGTGCATGTGCCCCCAATGCACCTAAAATTACAGCCATTACAGCAAAACTACACCCAGCAATTAACAACTTTCTTTCCATTGTATTTTAAGTTTAACTTAAGACTCTTAACTTGGCACTAAAATACAACAGTAATGAGACACATCTTAATAATAGGTGCCGGAAAATCTACCGGAGTACTGGTAGATTATCTTTTAAATAAATCTAAGGAACATAAATTACAGCTCCTTATAGCCGACAAAAATATACAAAGCGCTCAATTCCTGAGTAAAGACCATGAAAACGCCACAGCTTTAGAGTTGGATATTTTTGAACCAGAGCAACGCAAAAAGCAAATTCAAAAAGCAGATATCGTGATTTCTATGCTTCCTGCTAGATTTCATATGGAAGTTGCTAGAGACTGTGTGGCTTTTAATAAAAACATGGTTACCGCGAGTTACGTCAGTCCAGAAATGGAATCTCTTGATAAAGAGGTGAAAGAAAAGGGGCTCATTTTTATGAATGAAATAGGTGTTGATCCAGGAGTGGACCACATGAGCGCCATGCAAATCATCGATCGCATTACCAGTAAAGGCGGTAAACTACTGCTTTTTGAATCTTTTACAGGTGGACTAGTCGCACCAGAAGATGATAATAATCTGTGGAATTATAAATTTACTTGGAATCCTCGTAATGTTGTTACCGCCGGTCAAGGTGGTGCTGCAAAATTTATTCAAGAAGGCAAGTACAAATACATCCCGTATAACCGCCTCTTTAGAAGAACAGAATTACTTGACGTAGAAGGCTACGGACGATTTGAAGCACTAGCTAATAGAAACAGCCTTAAATATAGAGATATATACGGTCTCAAAGACATTCTTACCTTATATCGCGGTACTATGCGACGTGTAGGCTTTAGCAAAGCATGGAATATGTTTGTACAATTGGGAATCACTGATGACACCTATACCATAGAAGGCTCTGAAAACATGACTTATCGTGATTTTATCAATAGTTTTCTTCACTATTCTCCAACTGATAGTGTGGAATTAAAGATGCGCCACGAACTAAAAATAGATCAAGACGACATCATGTGGCTCAAACTTGAAGAGCTGGATATTTTTAATAACGAGAAGAAAACTGGACTTAAGGACGCGACTCCTGCACAAATGCTCCAATCCATATTAGAGGATTCCTGGACACTTCAACCTGGCGAAAAAGACATGATCGTGATGTATCATAAATTTGGGTATGAATTAAATGGTGAGAAAAAACAAATAGACAGTACTATGGTATGTCTAGGTGACGGAGATTTTCAAACTGCCATGGCAAAAACGGTAGGACTACCTGTTGCGATTGCAGCCTTGAAAATTTTAAATGGAGCATTTACAGAACCAGGCGTACAAATCCCTACTAAGGCTTCTGTATACAATCCTATCCTTAAAGAATTAGAAGAGTATGGCATTCGCTTTCGCGAAAGCGAGACAGAATATCTAGGCTATAATAAATTGCATTTATAGAATCAACTAACTTTTTTAAAACAAACAACAGCCAGTGGTTACAGATGTAACGACTGGCTGTTGTCATTTTCTTAATTATTTCTTGATCTATTTTTAAAAAAAGGAAAATAAAATAAAGCAAGGTAGCCAGTGAACCTATAGCAGCTGCGACATAGGTGCACGCCGCCCAGTTTAAAGCGTCTTTTGCTCCAGCAGGCTCTTCTGGAGACAACATTCTATTATTTTTTAACCAGGCCAGTACACGATGACTCGCGTCATACTCCACAGGTAGCGTCACAAAAGCAAATGAAATAAACTTTTTTGAACAGAACTCTACTTACGTAATTTTAAAACTAACTTGCAGAGCACTAGAATAAAAGCTGTTGAAAACAAAAAAACAAGACCTAACAAATAGAGCGGATATTCAAATTCTAGTGAACAAGTTTTATAAGAAAATAAGGTCTGAAAATACTTTGGGGCCCATTTTTAACCGGACCATAAAGAACTGGCCTGCTCATTTAGATCATATAACTAACTTTTGGGAAAGCAGTCTATTCCTGACTAAAGGCTATCAAGGAAATCCAGTAACAGCACATCAAAAACTAGATCAACAGGAAAATAATTCTATTGAAATGAATCATTTTGGCATCTGGATCAACCTTTGGGTAGCCACCATTAATGAATTGTATGAAGGTCCAATAGCTGATCTTGCCATAAGACGAGCCCGCAATATGGCCAGTATA is a window of Nonlabens sp. MB-3u-79 DNA encoding:
- a CDS encoding DUF423 domain-containing protein yields the protein MAVILGALGAHALEKVLEPQQVKSFETGVRYQLFHAIALIAFSQVTLLTDASKNILLYLFVIGMILFSFSIYGLSLSKWLHVNLKFLGPITPLGGLSLISGWFFALWKIISHNSINN
- a CDS encoding saccharopine dehydrogenase family protein, producing MRHILIIGAGKSTGVLVDYLLNKSKEHKLQLLIADKNIQSAQFLSKDHENATALELDIFEPEQRKKQIQKADIVISMLPARFHMEVARDCVAFNKNMVTASYVSPEMESLDKEVKEKGLIFMNEIGVDPGVDHMSAMQIIDRITSKGGKLLLFESFTGGLVAPEDDNNLWNYKFTWNPRNVVTAGQGGAAKFIQEGKYKYIPYNRLFRRTELLDVEGYGRFEALANRNSLKYRDIYGLKDILTLYRGTMRRVGFSKAWNMFVQLGITDDTYTIEGSENMTYRDFINSFLHYSPTDSVELKMRHELKIDQDDIMWLKLEELDIFNNEKKTGLKDATPAQMLQSILEDSWTLQPGEKDMIVMYHKFGYELNGEKKQIDSTMVCLGDGDFQTAMAKTVGLPVAIAALKILNGAFTEPGVQIPTKASVYNPILKELEEYGIRFRESETEYLGYNKLHL
- a CDS encoding group III truncated hemoglobin — encoded protein: MKTKKQDLTNRADIQILVNKFYKKIRSENTLGPIFNRTIKNWPAHLDHITNFWESSLFLTKGYQGNPVTAHQKLDQQENNSIEMNHFGIWINLWVATINELYEGPIADLAIRRARNMASILFIKIVEARGH